Proteins encoded together in one Anticarsia gemmatalis isolate Benzon Research Colony breed Stoneville strain chromosome 1, ilAntGemm2 primary, whole genome shotgun sequence window:
- the LOC142981346 gene encoding uncharacterized protein LOC142981346, with protein sequence MDDNEVANLDLEFKRYLQLLRPYLGHLVDEDVIRICDAWIQRLSNCKDNEKVLRNKYVFVLCYQLARGVLDRPFLGTPPAKLLPLSDDINSDDSSTEIEYIVIDSEEPKTKVLFDNKKIPISETDYFSQDDDRVWSASANVSDRLVNKEEVVSPRMRTVYCYQCPEIVQNDNRMVGDDYEFRANNLVKKLREIKMQNMLLHKELIALKEESKSTHGIDGFTEVYVTKVDNSTSPFIRSSSSSATLKSLKNQLQDIQDSRNTLIQTINNLQDQLDHFNELKKNQIEEIEAKHKLALIKVRTDAREETKSFYETKFEELKHTYDETIKKIQESASSEISTITESKNQLEFEKNRLLEAKEAEIERLKNQIEAQKTNIQSMLNRLIEKSSEDSSNEGLKFKNQLLEKRLNKLEKAKVKCAKIYEAKIALLQREKHLAECSVQLQLVRQRAQVVSELTDENQNELTASLEKLENKYKDIVANVQATAIQRRMQDQRALESLLQVACGIEEQNQSQYSNPVRIPNQTYDTENTTLSRGNRVGNVVMGNKSFGEDSLVGGFCLNGERMGELFERVYIPQRDNCNGETK encoded by the coding sequence ATGGATGATAATGAGGTCGCTAACTTGGACTTGGAATTCAAGAGGTACTTGCAACTGCTGAGACCGTATTTAGGACATTTAGTAGACGAAGACGTGATCAGGATCTGCGACGCCTGGATACAGAGGCTTTCGAATTGCAAGGATAATGAAAAAGTACTAAGAAACAAGTATGTATTTGTCCTATGTTACCAACTGGCCAGAGGAGTATTAGACAGACCATTCCTCGGCACTCCACCTGCAAAACTTCTACCTTTATCCGATGACATCAACAGCGATGACTCCTCAACTGAAATCGAGTACATAGTCATCGACTCTGAAGAACCTAAAACAAAAGTgctatttgataataaaaaaattccGATCTCCGAAACAGACTACTTTTCCCAAGACGATGACAGAGTCTGGAGTGCGAGTGCAAACGTTAGTGACAGACTGGTAAATAAAGAAGAAGTAGTTTCTCCTCGTATGAGAACAGTGTATTGCTACCAGTGCCCAGAAATTGTACAAAATGACAACAGAATGGTAGGAGATGATTACGAGTTTCGAGCAAATAATCTCGTAAAGAAACTTAGAGAAATTAAAATGCAGAACATGCTTTTACACAAAGAGCTGATAGCTTTGAAAGAAGAATCGAAATCTACGCATGGAATTGACGGCTTCACCGAAGTTTATGTAACAAAAGTTGACAACTCAACGAGTCCTTTTATACGAAGCAGCTCCAGTAGTGCAACTTTAAAGTCATTAAAGAATCAACTACAAGATATACAAGATTCAAGGAATACATTGATACAGACTATTAACAATTTACAAGACCAATTAGATCATTTCAACGAACTAAAGAAGAACCAGATTGAAGAAATTGAGGCTAAGCACAAACTGGCATTGATTAAAGTCAGAACAGATGCCAGGGAAGAAACGAAGAGCTTTTATGAAACTAAATTTGAGGAACTGAAACATACTTATGATGAGACTATAAAGAAGATACAGGAATCTGCAAGTAGTGAGATATCTACTATAACAGAATCTAAAAACCAATTAGAATTTGAGAAAAATAGGCTGTTAGAAGCTAAAGAAGCAGAAATAGAAAGACTGAAAAACCAGATAGAAGCACAGAAAACGAATATACAATCCATGTTGAATAGACTAATAGAAAAATCATCAGAAGATTCATCTAATGAAGGCTTGAAGTTTAAAAACCAGTTGTTAGAAAAGCGACTCAATAAATTAGAGAAAGCAAAGGTGAAGTGCGCTAAGATATACGAGGCAAAAATAGCACTGTTGCAACGAGAGAAGCACTTGGCAGAATGTTCGGTACAACTCCAACTAGTCAGACAAAGGGCTCAAGTGGTCAGCGAACTCACAGATGAAAATCAAAATGAACTCACCGCCTCTTTAGAAAAGCTTGAGAACAAGTACAAAGATATCGTAGCGAATGTCCAAGCGACTGCAATACAAAGAAGAATGCAAGATCAGAGAGCACTAGAATCCCTGCTACAAGTGGCTTGCGGAATCGAGGAACAGAATCAAAGCCAATATTCTAATCCTGTGCGAATTCCAAATCAAACTTATGACACTGAAAACACAACTTTATCCCGTGGTAATAGAGTTGGGAATGTGGTTATGGGTAATAAATCTTTCGGTGAAGACAGTTTGGTGGGTGGTTTCTGCCTGAACGGGGAAAGAATGGGTGAACTATTCGAGAGGGTTTACATCCCTCAGCGGGACAATTGTAACGGGGAGACAAAGTGA
- the LOC142981419 gene encoding cytochrome c oxidase subunit 5B, mitochondrial-like: MWWLRPIRFMRRVNMRSTMHDPLDHVTGIEKRELLAHLAGDCDPFRIIAIKKGPGTFERPNLIPSAFTGRLIVCSCSPWDNHAEYMYLHLGCPKRCGCGYWFELCPVAPL; the protein is encoded by the exons ATGTGGTGGCTACGACCAATACGTTTCATGCGGCGTGTGAACATGCGCTCGACGATGCACGACCCGCTTGACCACGTCACAGGCATAGAGAAGCGGGAATTACTCGCTCACCTCGCTGGAGACTGCGATCCTTTCCGCATAATTGCTATCAAAAAAG GCCCAGGCACCTTCGAGCGTCCAAACCTGATCCCATCAGCGTTCACAGGCCGTCTGATAGTGTGTTCGTGCAGTCCTTGGGATAACCATGCGGAGTACATGTACTTACACCTCGGCTGCCCGAAGAGATGCGGCTGTGGGTACTGGTTTGAACTATGTCCTGTTGCTCCCTTGTAG